From the Alteromonas sp. CI.11.F.A3 genome, the window TGGCGGCATACTTTCTTTATCTTTGCTACTAGGTGCGTGTACCGACGCCGATGCGATAAACCCCACAGAAGAAATTTCTGAAGCGGTGATAGCTATACCGGTAGAAGCCGCTGCAGTAACCAATGGTTCAATCAGCTCCACGTATACTACTACCGCTATTTTGGAAGCAAGAGAAGAAGCGTTTGTGGTAGCACGAGCGTCAGGCATTATTGAACAGATAGTGGTAGAAGAAGGCGACTACGTTGAAAAAGGCCAAGTGCTTGCGCAACTAGATAAACGCAGATACGAACTTAATCTTGCGAAGGCAAAGGCAGATTTAACTGGTCTTGAGCGTGAGTTAGATAAAGTAAACAAAGTGTATTCTAAAAACCTTATCAGTGTAGATACCTACGACAAACTGACCGCTCAATATGAGTCAGCCAAAGCATCGGTTCATCTTGCTGAACTAGATTTAAAAGAAACCACCATTACTGCCCCTATCAGTGGTTTTATTGCTTCTCGTAATGCCAAAGTAGGTAACCTGACTGAGTCTTTCCAGCGAGAGCGCATGTTCCATATTGTGCAACAGCAGAATTTACAAGGTGTAGTGTATTTACCTGAAAACGAATTACAAAATGTGGCGGTAGGTCAACCCGCAACCCTTATTGTTGCTGCACTAGGTAATAAATCGTTAACTGCATCTGTCGAGCGAATTAGCCCCGTTATTGATGCTGCCACTGGCACATTTAAAGTCACCCTTGCAGTGCCGAATGAAAAACACGTTTTAAAAGCGGGCATGTTTACCGACGTGGCTCTCGAATATGCACTCCACAATAGCGCTACGCTACTTCCACGTCGTGCCCTTATCACGATGGACAATCAACATAGCGTCTTTGTTGTTAAAGACAACATAGCCACAAAAGTCGACATTGTTACTGGCTTTGAACAAGACGAAATGATTGAAGTGTTAAGCGGCTTACAAGGTGACGAGAAAGTCGTTACCGCTGGCCACCAAAACTTAAAAGACCAAGCCCCTGTAGATGTAGTCAACGGCTAAGCCCGCTATAAAAAGGATATACCATGCGTATTGTTGATATAGCGGTTAAACGCCCAGTTGCCGTGTCTATGTTTACTTTTGCTGTGCTGTTGTTTGGTATGGTCTCACTTGGTCGATTGTCAGTTAATTTACTGCCCGATCTCTCCTACCCCACGTTAACTATTCGAACCGATTATACGGGCGCTGCCCCAGGCGAAGTGGAACAACTTGTTTCTAAGCCTATTGAAGAAGCTATTGGCGTTGTAAAAGGGGTTAGAAAAGTCACCTCTACTTCACGAGCCGGTCAATCAGACGTGGTAATGGCGTTTAGATGGGGTACCGACATGGATTTCGCGAGCTTAGAAGTACGGGAAAAACTTGATGTACTTCAACTCCCTCTCGATATTGAGAAACCTCGTCTGTTGCGCTTTAACCCAAGTTTAGATCCGGTTATCAAGCTAGGGCTTACTGAAGATGTGCTCTCGGGGCAACTGTCTACCGCCCAAATGAAAAGGCTACGGTTATACGGCGAGCAGCAAGTGAAACGGGCCCTCGAATCTGTTGAAGGTGTTGCTGCTGTGCGTGTTGGCGGTGGTCTTGAAAACGAAGTACACATTCTTATCGACCAACGTAAAGCGAGTCAGTTATCTATTCCTATTACCCGTATTATCGATCGTATTAAAGCCGAAAATGTAAACGCTGCGGGTGGTCGTATTGAAGGCGATGCTCAAGCATTCTTAGTGCGCACCCTGAATCAATTTGAAAACCTGACCGAAATTGAAAACCTTTTTATTGGCCGTTTCGAAGGTAGAAATATTCAATTAAAAGATGTGGCTAGTGTAGAAAGTGCTTATAAAGATCGTAGTGTGGTAACCCGCTTCAATGGTAATGAAGGGGTTGAGATTGCGATATACAAAGAAGGCGATGCAAATGCGGTAGATGTAGCCAAGAAAATAGCCTCTCGTCTTAGTGAAATTGAAAATGACATACCTTCGAATTACACACTGACGCAAATATACGATCAGAGTGTGTTTATAAAGCAAGCCATTGATAATGTTAAATCTGCAGCAATAATGGGTGGTCTGCTTGCCATGTTAGTGCTGTACCTATTCCTTAAAGATTTTTGGACTACGGTCATCATCTCTGTGTCAATTCCAGTATCGGTTATTGCCACCTTTAACCTAATGTACGCCAATGATATCAGCCTAAATATGATGAGTTTAGGTGGAATTGCACTGGCCGTGGGTTTGCTTGTCGACAACAGTATTGTGGTGTTAGAAAACATCGATCGCCATAAAAAGCGCAAGCAAGCCAAGTTGGTAAACGATGCTGTTGCTGATGATCCCGCTGCATCGGGCACTAAGGAAGTCTCTGGCGCCATCGTTGCTTCTACATTAACCACCATGGCCGTTTTCGTACCGCTTATTT encodes:
- a CDS encoding efflux RND transporter periplasmic adaptor subunit codes for the protein MDASFNTLRTLSLTGGILSLSLLLGACTDADAINPTEEISEAVIAIPVEAAAVTNGSISSTYTTTAILEAREEAFVVARASGIIEQIVVEEGDYVEKGQVLAQLDKRRYELNLAKAKADLTGLERELDKVNKVYSKNLISVDTYDKLTAQYESAKASVHLAELDLKETTITAPISGFIASRNAKVGNLTESFQRERMFHIVQQQNLQGVVYLPENELQNVAVGQPATLIVAALGNKSLTASVERISPVIDAATGTFKVTLAVPNEKHVLKAGMFTDVALEYALHNSATLLPRRALITMDNQHSVFVVKDNIATKVDIVTGFEQDEMIEVLSGLQGDEKVVTAGHQNLKDQAPVDVVNG